CGAGCGCGGCGTCGGCGGCGGCCTGGTCGATCTCCGGCGGCAACGGTTCTCCGGCCCAGGCTTCCAATCGATCCCGCAACGGCGTGACGAACGCAGTGCCGAGGGCGGTCAGTTCGCCCGCGTACAGGAGATCGTGCACCGCGAGCAGGGTGAGTCGGCGCCAGAGGGCGAATTCGAAGTGCGCGGTCCGAGCGGCTCCCGGATCCGCCAAGAGCAGACGACGCCGTCGCCAGAAATCGCAGACGCCGAGGTGGGCATAGACGCCGTGTAGTGCGGCGGATACCGGGCGTGGGTCGGAGCGCCAAGCAGCGATGTACCGGGCGACGCCATCTGTTTCATACAGGTCGTACAGGTCGAGGATCGCCACCAGTTTCATGTGCTGGAACTCGTGGATCAGGGACAGGGCCAGCGCTTCCGCCGTGGAGTTCGCCGACACCGCCAGTGACCCGTACGCCTGGAACGACGTGGCGCCCTGGCTCGTACCATTCTCCGACGGCGCGAGCGGCATCAGGGAGATGAGCGCCGCGCGCATCCCCCGCGCATAGTCGGAGTAGTCCGTGTCCAGGACGGACCATGCCTCGCGGCACAGCTGGTCGAAGCGGAGGGCCGCCGACCCGTCGAGCCGTGGCGCCGGGGGCCACTGGTGGCAGTTCCGGTACGGGTCGAGGTCCTCGATCCGTACTGTGTAGCGGCGTCGAGGACCATCGACCCGGATCCGCCGGACCGGAAGCCAGTGCTCCGACTCGCGTCGGAACGGACCCGACACCACGACAGTGTGAAGCTCGCCGACGAAGGTCAGCGCCGACCCGTCGCCGACCACACGAACCCGATGGTCACCCAGTCCCACCAGGGCACCGAGCGTGGGGAGGACCAGCACGCCGTCCCGGACCGGCAGCGTGACGTCGAAGAGCAGTCCGGCGGCTGCCCCGGCTGCGGCGGCGAGAGCGGTCAGGTATCCGAGCTCGTCCTCGATTCCCGGCGGCCTGGACGGATCGGCCCCGTCGACCGAGAGCAGCTGGCGTAAACAGGAACTGGCCCAGTTGTCGAGGTACGGATGCGCCAGTACCGAGTGCACGGATTCCGGCCGGGCCGCCTCGGCCTCGCCGAGCAGTCGCGTCGCCTCGGCCACGACGGAGGCGATGTCCTCGCCCAGTTTCATCGCCTCTAGTACCACCGTGAGCAGTTGCAGTCTCCGTTTGGAGCGTTGACTGGCGGAGAGGACGCCGATGGCGTACCGATCGCCATCGCCCTGCGCCAGGGCGACGATCTGCTCGGTGGTCAGCCGATGACGCCGGACGGAATTGCCACGCACGTGCCCGTCATGCGACGTCGGCGGCGCTCTTCCTGCGGATCCCGAGGATAGTTCCCGGCTCTCCATGTGCCACCTTCGGCGCGCCGCCGTCAGTTGGGGGACGCGCGCTGCTCCGACGCCTGGCGATGGCGGGGCAGCCAGGTGGTCGCGAACGTCACCGCCGACGTGATTGGCAACAGCCGGGCCGTCCCGGCACCCACATTACCGATCCGCACGGCATTCGCGGAGGTCAATTCGAAAGCTCGTCCGAGCTCCACGAAGTCACGGTCGTCCAGGGCAGCAGCCTGGTACGTGGTCCACCGCCGACCTTCCGGTGTCAGCACCACGCACCGGTTCGGCCGCCGGCCCAGCCCCGGCAGGCGGTACTCCGCCAGATGGAACGCGGTGCACCGGTCGTACCCGACGCCGAGCAGCAACGTCTCGCCCCCGGCCGCCTCGATCGCCCCCAGCGGCGAGTCCGGGCCGATTTCCGAGGTGATCGGATGCCGGGCGGTCAACTCCCGGGCCCGGAAGCCGACCGCGGCGAACGAGGTCTGCGGATGGCTACTGCGGAAGGCGTTGGGCCAGGTCCGGACCGTCTCGGCGATCAGCCCCAGCTCGCGGCAGGGTGTCACGGCGGGATCGAACGCCGGCAGTTCGGCGCGGATCGCCGGCCACCACGCCTCCGGCACCCGGACGTGGGACCACCGGGACGGGTCGCGGTTCTCCCGGGTGAACGCCGGTACGACCAGCGTCCCGGCCGCGCCCAGCACGTCGAGCAGCGCCCGGACCACCGTCGGGGCGCCGCCGCAGACCCAGCCGAGGGATCGGAGCGAGGCGTGCAGCAGAAGGGTGGTCCCCGGGCGTACGCCCAGGGCGCGGAAGTCCCGGACGAGACTGCTCCGGGTCTGTGGCACCGGCTCGGTCATGCGAACGGAGTGTGCCAGAAACGACACCGAACGTCAGATGCCCGTCGTCAGATCCCCTTGGGGTGCCAGACCGTCTTGGTCTCCAGGAAGGCGGTCATCCGACCGGTGCCGGGGTCGGCGGCCCAGTCGACCGGCCCGGTCGGCGGCCGGAGCACCCGCTTGAGGTTCCCGGCAGCGGCTCGCTCCAACTCGGTGCCGAACTCCGGGTCGGTGACGCCGGTCAGGTCGAGCGCGTTCACGTCCATGTGTCCGGCCAACCACGATCCGGTCTCGGTGGGCCGTCCGGTCAGCAGGTTGACCACCCCGCCGGGCAGGTCCGAGGTGGCGAGCACCTCGGACAGGGTGATCGCCGGCAGCGGGCTGGTGTCGGCGACCAGCACCACCACGGTGTTGCCGGTGACGATCGCCGGTGCCACGACGCTGACCAGTCCGAGCAGTGCCGGCTCGGCCGGGGCGAGCACCCCGACCACCCCGGTCGGCTCCGGCGCGGACAGGTTGAAGTAGGGGCCGGCGACCGGGTTGGCGTTGCCGTACACCTGGGTGATCTTGTCGGACCAGCCGGCGTACCAGACCCAGCGGTCGATCGCCTCGTCCACCTCGGCGGCCGGCACGCCGAGCCCGACGAACTGGTCCCGCCGCCCCTCCAGCATCTCGGCGACCCGGTAGAGGATCTGACCCCGGTTGTACGCGGTCGTACCCGACCAGCCCTTCACGGCCGCCCGGGCCGCCAGCACCGCGTCCCGGACGTCCTTCCGGGAGGCGAGCGCCACGTTCGAGTTCTGCACCGGATACGACCGTCCCGACTCGCTGCGCGGGAACTTCCCGCCGATGAAGAGCTTGTACGTCTTCCGCACGCCGACCCGCTCCGGCCGACCGCCACCGTCAACCATTCCGCCACCGTCAGACATCGAGGTACGCCTCCAGCCCCTGCCGGCCACCCTCCCGGCCGTAGCCCGACTCCTTGAACCCGCCGAACGGCGAGGTGGGGTCGAACTTGTTGAACGTGTTGGCCCACACCACGCCGGCCCGGAGCCGGTCGGCCATCCACAGGATCCGGGAGCCCTT
The nucleotide sequence above comes from Plantactinospora soyae. Encoded proteins:
- a CDS encoding aldehyde dehydrogenase family protein — translated: MSDGGGMVDGGGRPERVGVRKTYKLFIGGKFPRSESGRSYPVQNSNVALASRKDVRDAVLAARAAVKGWSGTTAYNRGQILYRVAEMLEGRRDQFVGLGVPAAEVDEAIDRWVWYAGWSDKITQVYGNANPVAGPYFNLSAPEPTGVVGVLAPAEPALLGLVSVVAPAIVTGNTVVVLVADTSPLPAITLSEVLATSDLPGGVVNLLTGRPTETGSWLAGHMDVNALDLTGVTDPEFGTELERAAAGNLKRVLRPPTGPVDWAADPGTGRMTAFLETKTVWHPKGI
- a CDS encoding aminoglycoside N(3)-acetyltransferase produces the protein MTEPVPQTRSSLVRDFRALGVRPGTTLLLHASLRSLGWVCGGAPTVVRALLDVLGAAGTLVVPAFTRENRDPSRWSHVRVPEAWWPAIRAELPAFDPAVTPCRELGLIAETVRTWPNAFRSSHPQTSFAAVGFRARELTARHPITSEIGPDSPLGAIEAAGGETLLLGVGYDRCTAFHLAEYRLPGLGRRPNRCVVLTPEGRRWTTYQAAALDDRDFVELGRAFELTSANAVRIGNVGAGTARLLPITSAVTFATTWLPRHRQASEQRASPN
- a CDS encoding HEXXH motif domain-containing protein; protein product: MRGNSVRRHRLTTEQIVALAQGDGDRYAIGVLSASQRSKRRLQLLTVVLEAMKLGEDIASVVAEATRLLGEAEAARPESVHSVLAHPYLDNWASSCLRQLLSVDGADPSRPPGIEDELGYLTALAAAAGAAAGLLFDVTLPVRDGVLVLPTLGALVGLGDHRVRVVGDGSALTFVGELHTVVVSGPFRRESEHWLPVRRIRVDGPRRRYTVRIEDLDPYRNCHQWPPAPRLDGSAALRFDQLCREAWSVLDTDYSDYARGMRAALISLMPLAPSENGTSQGATSFQAYGSLAVSANSTAEALALSLIHEFQHMKLVAILDLYDLYETDGVARYIAAWRSDPRPVSAALHGVYAHLGVCDFWRRRRLLLADPGAARTAHFEFALWRRLTLLAVHDLLYAGELTALGTAFVTPLRDRLEAWAGEPLPPEIDQAAADAALGYAVRWRLLNATPDSATLARLVAAPLPAWLADSAELIDSLASRKSPFGAPAASEPALANLIRSSLHMTPGPAAACAPHHGDAAYLAGRYGDAARAYAAEIRPDDLEGWVRLVVATVRATTGRTVVSRTLIDHPGLVHRLYVAAGGRVPPEQVAEWLTRALP